A DNA window from Boseongicola sp. contains the following coding sequences:
- a CDS encoding cysteine desulfurase, producing MYDFVVMWDWVGFAVRWLHVITAIAWIGSSFYFVALDLGLRKTPHLPEGAHGEEWQVHGGGFYHINKYLVAPENMPEHLVWFKWESYATWLSGAALLMVVYWVGGELYLLDPTKADLSLWHGILISGGSLTIGWICYDFLCKSKLGETPTALMVLLFVILVVMSWGYNQIFTGRAALLHLGAFTATIMTANVFFIIMPNQRIVVKDLQEGRLPDPKYGKIAKLRSTHNNYLTLPVVFLMLSNHYPLAFATDYNWIIASLIFLTGVTIRHYFNTLHATGKGPHWTWAVTVILFIIIAWLSTASMGETYEEAEARALTPTELVYASADGFDEAYDAVIGNCSMCHAREPVWTGLLWPPKGVVLETRSDVLRHAQPVFLQAGVSHAMPPPNAVQMDDEARRKIVEWFRAAQGAS from the coding sequence CCGCGATAGCCTGGATTGGATCGTCGTTCTATTTTGTGGCGCTGGATCTTGGATTGCGGAAAACACCGCATTTGCCGGAGGGCGCTCATGGCGAAGAGTGGCAAGTCCACGGCGGCGGATTCTATCACATCAACAAATATTTGGTGGCGCCCGAAAACATGCCAGAGCATCTGGTGTGGTTTAAATGGGAAAGCTATGCAACCTGGCTGTCTGGCGCGGCTTTATTGATGGTTGTCTACTGGGTTGGCGGCGAGCTGTATTTGCTGGACCCGACCAAAGCTGACCTTTCTCTGTGGCACGGCATTTTGATTTCTGGTGGATCGCTGACGATCGGTTGGATTTGCTATGATTTCTTGTGCAAATCGAAGTTGGGTGAGACCCCGACGGCATTGATGGTGTTGCTGTTTGTCATTCTGGTTGTGATGTCCTGGGGCTATAACCAAATATTCACGGGACGGGCGGCGCTGCTGCATCTTGGTGCATTTACTGCAACGATCATGACAGCGAATGTGTTTTTCATCATCATGCCGAACCAGCGGATCGTGGTGAAGGATCTGCAGGAAGGACGTCTGCCGGATCCAAAATACGGGAAGATCGCAAAGCTACGGTCGACACATAACAACTATCTGACCCTGCCGGTGGTCTTTCTGATGTTGTCGAACCATTACCCCTTGGCGTTTGCCACCGACTACAATTGGATCATCGCCAGTTTGATCTTTCTGACCGGTGTCACGATCCGCCATTACTTCAATACCTTGCACGCGACGGGGAAGGGGCCGCACTGGACTTGGGCAGTAACTGTCATTTTGTTCATCATCATTGCGTGGCTATCGACGGCATCCATGGGCGAGACTTATGAAGAGGCAGAAGCGCGCGCGCTTACGCCAACTGAATTGGTCTATGCATCGGCAGATGGGTTCGACGAAGCCTATGATGCGGTGATAGGAAATTGCTCGATGTGTCACGCACGAGAACCGGTTTGGACGGGCCTGCTCTGGCCGCCGAAAGGTGTGGTGCTGGAAACCCGGTCAGATGTCCTTAGACATGCGCAGCCGGTCTTTCTGCAAGCAGGCGTCAGCCATGCGATGCCGCCACCGAATGCAGTTCAAATGGACGATGAGGCGCGCCGAAAGATTGTTGAATGGTTTCGCGCAGCACAAGGTGCGTCATAG
- a CDS encoding DUF882 domain-containing protein: MTTTSSKGISRRNLLGAFAATAVASAPTYSNAFGLLRGAGDIRRINLHSGRSGESINTIYWIEGEYIPEALAEVNRFMRDWRTGGVINIDTRTVDIIAASHNLLDADSPFLMLSGYRSPTTNNMLRSRSRSVARNSLHMKGQAADLRLSGRSVSQIARAAISCSAGGVGKYSRSNFVHVDCGPIRVWGR, encoded by the coding sequence ATGACGACGACAAGCTCGAAGGGCATTTCGCGGCGCAATCTACTTGGCGCATTTGCTGCAACGGCGGTCGCTTCGGCTCCGACTTACTCCAATGCTTTTGGTCTGCTCCGTGGCGCTGGCGATATCCGCCGCATCAACCTTCACTCTGGTCGCAGTGGCGAAAGCATCAATACCATCTACTGGATCGAAGGCGAATACATTCCCGAGGCACTGGCCGAGGTGAACCGGTTCATGCGCGATTGGCGCACTGGCGGGGTCATCAACATCGATACCAGAACAGTCGACATCATCGCGGCATCCCACAACCTTCTTGATGCGGACTCTCCGTTCCTGATGTTGTCCGGATACCGGTCGCCCACGACGAACAACATGCTGCGTTCACGCTCGCGTTCGGTCGCACGGAACTCTCTTCATATGAAGGGACAGGCGGCGGATTTACGTCTCAGTGGTCGTAGCGTGTCTCAGATTGCTCGCGCCGCAATCTCTTGTTCAGCCGGCGGTGTTGGCAAATATTCCAGATCGAACTTTGTTCATGTGGATTGTGGACCGATCCGCGTTTGGGGCAGATAA
- a CDS encoding L,D-transpeptidase family protein, which produces MHISKRDFTLGVASGVLLPLVSGFPAFASTTAVMQSIAEFSSKDKAIAGFYKSIGYKQIWTGKRRQDRARREAFLKAIAAAATHGLPAEKYQADALKSKLRSVSSQRELGKLDVELSRMFLDYARDVQTGILNPRRIDEEMPREVPLRSRQSILSAFEKSNAAGFIKSLPPKAPEYARLMKEKLRFEKIVARGGWGGKVSAKKLEPGASGNAVIQLRNRLIAMGYLKRTSTKVFNEKMVKAVAEFQQDHGLNTDGVVGPRTLAAINTQAETRLSQIIVAMERERWLNMPLGKRHVWVNLTDFHARIIDNGKITFKTRSVVGMNADDRRSPEFSDVMEYMVINPTWNVPESITIKEYLPMLREDPYAVSHLNLLDKTSDQVVPRTGLDFNDFDEENFPFRLKEPPSQGNALGLVKFMFPNRHNIYLHDTPAKSLFGREKRDFSHGCIRLRDPFDFAYALLARQTNDPKGFFARLLRTGEESFVNLKEPVPVHLVYRTAFTEPKRKIQFRGDVYRRDSKIWRALENAGVALGSVRG; this is translated from the coding sequence ATGCATATTTCGAAGAGAGATTTCACCCTAGGCGTTGCCTCGGGAGTTTTGTTGCCGCTTGTGAGCGGTTTTCCAGCGTTTGCCTCGACAACGGCAGTTATGCAGTCGATTGCAGAGTTCTCGTCCAAAGACAAAGCGATTGCCGGGTTCTATAAATCGATTGGCTACAAGCAGATCTGGACCGGAAAACGCCGACAGGATCGTGCGCGACGCGAGGCATTTCTGAAAGCAATTGCGGCGGCGGCAACCCATGGGTTGCCAGCTGAAAAGTATCAGGCGGATGCGCTAAAGTCGAAATTACGGTCGGTGTCTTCTCAGCGGGAGCTGGGTAAACTTGATGTTGAATTGAGCCGGATGTTCCTAGATTACGCGCGCGATGTGCAAACGGGCATTCTAAATCCGCGTCGTATCGATGAAGAGATGCCGCGTGAAGTTCCATTGCGCTCGCGTCAATCTATTCTTTCTGCATTTGAGAAGTCCAATGCCGCAGGCTTTATCAAAAGTTTGCCACCAAAAGCGCCAGAATATGCGCGCCTCATGAAAGAGAAATTGCGCTTTGAGAAGATCGTTGCGCGTGGCGGATGGGGCGGCAAAGTTTCGGCTAAGAAGCTGGAACCGGGCGCGAGTGGCAACGCTGTCATTCAATTGCGCAATCGCCTGATTGCCATGGGTTATCTGAAGCGTACGTCGACAAAAGTTTTCAACGAGAAAATGGTCAAGGCGGTTGCAGAGTTTCAGCAAGACCATGGGCTGAACACCGATGGTGTTGTTGGGCCGCGGACTCTTGCAGCCATTAACACACAGGCCGAAACGCGGTTGAGCCAGATTATTGTTGCCATGGAACGCGAGCGTTGGTTGAACATGCCGCTGGGCAAGCGTCACGTTTGGGTTAACCTGACTGATTTCCATGCGCGCATTATCGACAACGGTAAGATCACGTTCAAAACCCGCTCTGTTGTCGGGATGAATGCCGATGATCGACGTAGCCCCGAGTTCTCGGACGTTATGGAATACATGGTGATCAATCCAACGTGGAATGTGCCGGAATCAATCACTATCAAAGAATACCTGCCGATGCTGCGTGAAGACCCTTATGCGGTCTCACACCTAAACTTGCTGGACAAGACCAGTGATCAGGTTGTTCCGCGCACGGGTTTGGACTTCAACGATTTCGATGAGGAAAATTTCCCCTTCCGTCTTAAGGAGCCGCCTAGCCAAGGCAACGCGCTTGGACTTGTGAAGTTCATGTTCCCGAACCGACACAACATTTATTTACACGACACGCCAGCGAAGAGTCTTTTTGGGCGTGAGAAGCGGGACTTTAGCCACGGGTGCATTCGGCTTCGCGATCCGTTTGACTTTGCCTATGCCCTGCTGGCGCGGCAGACGAATGACCCTAAGGGGTTCTTTGCCCGTCTTCTGAGAACTGGTGAAGAAAGTTTTGTGAATCTGAAAGAGCCGGTGCCCGTGCATCTGGTCTATCGAACAGCCTTCACCGAACCCAAGCGCAAGATCCAATTCCGCGGTGACGTTTATCGACGCGATTCCAAGATTTGGCGCGCGTTGGAGAATGCCGGGGTGGCATTGGGGTCCGTTCGCGGCTAA
- the lpxD gene encoding UDP-3-O-(3-hydroxymyristoyl)glucosamine N-acyltransferase, giving the protein MNFTVSEIAKALDAVLFGDGDIVISGASEPASAGVSDLALAMDPKYADGLASGSALAAIVWEDADWQSFGLKAALVVPRARYAMSGLTALMDSGPEIEAGVHPSAVIHETAIIGCGVAIGPLAVIGARSQIGTNARIAAHVYIAEEVEIGDSALIHSGVRISARVRIGDRFICQPGAVIGGDGFSFVTPEKSRVEDARQSLGKDANALNASWTRIHSLGSVKIGDDVEVGANTCIDAGTIRATQIGNRTKLDNLVQIGHNVIVGDDTLLCAQVGIAGSTTIGDRVVMGGQCGVSDNIFVGDDVVAGGASKMMSKVPAGRVVLGYPAMKMDQYLEASRNWRRLPRMLDDIKALKKSVSNQDGDD; this is encoded by the coding sequence ATGAACTTTACCGTCAGTGAAATTGCCAAGGCGCTGGATGCGGTGCTGTTTGGTGATGGTGATATAGTCATCAGCGGAGCCTCGGAGCCGGCCAGTGCGGGCGTTTCGGATTTGGCGTTAGCAATGGATCCGAAATACGCCGATGGCCTTGCTTCTGGTTCAGCATTGGCGGCCATTGTTTGGGAAGATGCAGACTGGCAGTCATTTGGACTGAAGGCAGCGTTGGTGGTGCCTCGCGCGCGTTATGCAATGTCGGGGTTAACAGCGCTGATGGATTCCGGGCCTGAGATCGAAGCGGGCGTTCATCCCTCTGCCGTCATCCATGAAACAGCTATTATTGGTTGCGGTGTCGCAATCGGGCCATTGGCAGTGATCGGTGCGCGCTCGCAGATAGGGACGAACGCCCGAATTGCCGCGCATGTTTACATCGCAGAGGAAGTTGAGATTGGCGACAGCGCCTTGATCCACTCTGGCGTCAGAATTTCAGCCCGTGTCCGAATTGGCGACCGGTTCATTTGTCAGCCGGGTGCGGTAATTGGCGGAGACGGCTTTAGTTTTGTTACACCCGAGAAAAGCCGGGTAGAGGATGCGCGACAGTCGCTGGGGAAAGATGCGAACGCGTTGAACGCCAGCTGGACGCGTATTCACTCGCTAGGTTCCGTGAAAATCGGCGATGACGTCGAAGTCGGTGCGAACACTTGTATAGATGCGGGAACTATTCGTGCGACGCAGATCGGCAATCGCACGAAGTTGGATAACCTTGTTCAGATCGGGCATAATGTGATCGTCGGCGATGACACATTGCTGTGCGCGCAAGTGGGGATCGCCGGTTCGACGACCATTGGAGATCGCGTGGTCATGGGCGGACAGTGTGGTGTGTCTGATAACATATTTGTCGGCGATGATGTGGTCGCTGGCGGCGCCTCGAAGATGATGTCGAAGGTGCCTGCTGGACGTGTGGTTCTTGGGTATCCTGCGATGAAAATGGACCAATATCTGGAGGCCAGTCGTAACTGGCGCAGATTGCCGCGCATGTTGGATGACATCAAAGCGTTAAAGAAATCTGTTTCAAACCAAGATGGGGATGACTAG
- a CDS encoding acyl carrier protein, protein MSNDIAERVIRIIADQAVLEVSDVDRGQSLDDLGIDSMGLVEAIFSIEEEFDIQVPFNANEPEKSDFDITSVSAVVAAVEKLVADQTS, encoded by the coding sequence ATGAGCAACGATATAGCAGAGCGTGTGATCCGAATAATTGCTGACCAAGCTGTCTTGGAGGTGTCTGACGTTGATCGCGGTCAATCCCTGGATGATCTGGGCATCGACAGTATGGGCCTGGTCGAGGCGATCTTTTCTATCGAGGAAGAGTTTGACATTCAGGTTCCATTCAATGCGAACGAGCCAGAAAAATCTGATTTTGATATCACTTCGGTCTCGGCGGTTGTTGCGGCAGTTGAAAAGCTGGTTGCGGACCAGACGTCGTAG
- a CDS encoding beta-ketoacyl-ACP synthase II: MRRVVITGAGTINPLGHSVAETFEAMREGRCGIGDLDIRDVERLSIRIGGQVKEYDPDAEFNRQQQALYDRFTQFTLIAARQAIAQSGLVFEGTLAAESGVVLGTSGGGLTTQDENYRAVYEQGKNRVHPFIVPKLMNNAAASHVSMTWNLKGPSFTVATACASSNHAMGQAFWLIRNGGAEVMITGGSESMLCFGGVKAWEGLRVMSKDACRPFSANRNGMVQGEGAGVYVFEERERAVARGAEILAEVVGFSMTSDAADIVMPSQQGAARAIRGALRDAKIDADMVDYINAHGTGTAANDKTECAAVANVLGRHADKVMISSTKSMHGHLIGGTGAVELLAVLMALKDGIVAPTIGYEEPDPECALDVVPNTAREAKVTFALSNAFAFGGLNAVMALKRA; the protein is encoded by the coding sequence ATGCGTCGCGTTGTCATAACCGGTGCCGGGACGATTAACCCGCTAGGGCATTCGGTTGCAGAAACGTTTGAAGCTATGCGCGAAGGGCGGTGCGGCATTGGTGACTTGGATATTCGCGATGTTGAGCGTCTGTCCATACGCATCGGCGGACAGGTTAAGGAGTATGATCCGGATGCCGAGTTCAACAGGCAGCAACAGGCGCTTTACGACCGATTTACTCAATTTACGCTGATAGCCGCGCGTCAGGCGATTGCGCAGTCGGGGCTGGTGTTCGAAGGCACATTGGCGGCTGAGTCAGGTGTGGTTCTGGGCACATCCGGCGGCGGCTTGACCACGCAGGACGAAAATTATCGCGCTGTGTATGAGCAGGGTAAGAACCGAGTTCATCCGTTCATTGTGCCAAAGCTAATGAACAATGCTGCCGCATCGCATGTGTCGATGACGTGGAACCTAAAGGGGCCGTCATTCACCGTTGCGACAGCTTGCGCTTCGTCCAATCACGCCATGGGTCAGGCGTTCTGGTTGATCCGCAATGGTGGCGCAGAGGTTATGATCACAGGCGGTTCGGAGTCGATGCTGTGTTTTGGTGGGGTTAAGGCGTGGGAAGGACTGCGTGTCATGTCCAAAGACGCTTGTCGGCCGTTTAGTGCGAACCGTAACGGGATGGTTCAAGGCGAGGGCGCAGGGGTGTACGTTTTTGAAGAGCGTGAGCGCGCCGTGGCTCGTGGCGCCGAGATACTGGCGGAGGTCGTGGGATTTTCGATGACTTCTGATGCCGCTGATATTGTGATGCCAAGCCAACAGGGTGCCGCCCGTGCAATTCGGGGTGCACTGAGGGATGCCAAAATCGATGCAGACATGGTCGACTATATCAATGCTCATGGGACTGGCACGGCGGCCAATGACAAGACGGAATGTGCGGCAGTGGCAAATGTTCTGGGGCGGCACGCAGACAAGGTTATGATCTCGTCGACCAAGTCGATGCATGGGCATTTGATTGGTGGGACCGGTGCCGTTGAGCTGCTGGCAGTTTTGATGGCTTTGAAAGATGGAATTGTCGCGCCAACGATTGGCTATGAAGAGCCGGACCCGGAATGCGCGCTGGATGTTGTTCCCAATACGGCGCGAGAGGCCAAAGTAACCTTTGCACTGTCCAATGCGTTCGCATTTGGTGGTCTGAATGCTGTGATGGCTTTGAAGCGGGCCTAA
- a CDS encoding YciI family protein, translated as MRYIALIYAADGTAPQPGTPEGDDFMKRYFEVTQTYRERGVLLAGEPLQHTETATSVRVRDGKTETIDGPFAETKERLGGYYVFDCKDLDEAIELAAMIPTAEVGTIEVRPIMELG; from the coding sequence ATGCGTTATATTGCACTAATTTACGCAGCCGACGGAACGGCCCCCCAACCTGGAACACCCGAAGGTGACGACTTCATGAAGAGGTATTTCGAGGTGACGCAAACGTATCGCGAGCGCGGTGTTTTATTGGCGGGGGAGCCGCTGCAGCACACCGAAACCGCAACATCGGTGCGCGTTCGTGACGGTAAGACCGAAACCATTGACGGGCCTTTTGCTGAGACCAAGGAGCGGCTGGGCGGGTATTATGTATTTGATTGCAAAGATTTGGACGAGGCGATTGAGCTTGCGGCCATGATACCAACGGCCGAGGTGGGCACAATCGAAGTGCGCCCGATCATGGAACTTGGCTGA
- a CDS encoding sigma-70 family RNA polymerase sigma factor, which produces MAEDKADSDLADVLGGILRKDRGQLLAALIGAVGDFDLAEDCLSDAVERALVHWKRSGIPRSPKGWLLQVGRRSAIDRIRRGRRLAARAPDIERLMEEDQESRNAKPEEIPDERLRLIFTCCHPALEEKTRIALTLRTVGGLTTREIARAFLDSEVNIGQRLSRARSKIGAATIPYVVPERADWDARLGSVLTVIYLIFNEGWTAGAGEAPIRNRLCDEAIFLARLMCQLAPEESEIEGLLALMLLTHARHGARHQTGRGFIPLDQQDRRLWDDAMISEGLNVLDAAVARQNVGPFQCQAAIHALHVQSDSDVGTDWAQIVLLYDRLLEFQPSPVVRLNRAVALAETGSLDLALSEVRGLKEELPRYQPYYAALAELEARAGTKTAARDAMDMAIKLSSSDDEKRWLAAKRQQLE; this is translated from the coding sequence TTGGCTGAAGATAAAGCCGACAGTGATCTGGCGGATGTCCTTGGCGGTATCTTGCGGAAAGATCGCGGACAATTGCTGGCGGCGCTTATCGGTGCCGTCGGCGACTTTGATTTGGCCGAAGATTGTTTGAGCGATGCTGTTGAACGTGCGTTGGTGCATTGGAAACGCAGTGGCATTCCCAGATCGCCAAAGGGGTGGCTGCTTCAGGTTGGGCGGCGCTCGGCCATTGACCGTATTCGGCGAGGCAGAAGGTTGGCGGCCAGAGCCCCGGACATCGAGCGTTTGATGGAAGAAGATCAGGAATCCCGTAATGCGAAGCCTGAGGAGATTCCGGATGAGCGGTTGCGGTTGATATTTACCTGCTGTCACCCGGCGCTTGAGGAAAAGACCCGCATTGCACTGACATTGCGCACCGTAGGCGGGCTAACGACGCGGGAAATTGCGCGCGCATTTTTAGACTCTGAAGTGAATATTGGGCAGCGGCTGTCGCGAGCGAGGTCAAAAATTGGAGCAGCGACAATACCGTATGTTGTTCCCGAAAGAGCTGATTGGGATGCCAGGCTCGGTTCAGTGTTGACCGTTATCTATTTGATTTTCAACGAAGGTTGGACGGCAGGGGCGGGCGAAGCTCCGATCCGAAATCGGTTGTGCGATGAAGCGATTTTTTTGGCCAGACTAATGTGCCAGCTGGCACCGGAAGAGTCGGAAATAGAAGGGCTGCTTGCTCTGATGCTATTGACCCACGCCAGGCACGGTGCACGTCATCAGACTGGTCGGGGATTTATTCCGTTGGATCAGCAAGACCGAAGGCTTTGGGACGATGCCATGATATCAGAAGGGTTAAATGTTCTGGATGCCGCAGTTGCGCGTCAGAATGTTGGACCATTCCAATGTCAGGCGGCAATCCATGCGCTGCACGTCCAGTCTGATTCAGACGTCGGCACGGATTGGGCGCAGATTGTGTTGCTGTATGATCGGTTGCTTGAGTTCCAGCCTTCGCCGGTTGTTCGGTTGAATCGCGCAGTGGCATTAGCCGAAACCGGATCATTGGATCTGGCATTGAGTGAAGTGCGCGGGTTGAAAGAAGAACTTCCGCGTTATCAGCCTTACTACGCTGCATTGGCGGAACTGGAGGCGCGGGCAGGAACTAAAACGGCTGCGCGTGACGCGATGGACATGGCAATAAAATTGTCGAGCAGTGATGATGAGAAACGGTGGCTTGCCGCGAAACGACAGCAACTTGAGTGA
- a CDS encoding transcriptional repressor, protein MPDTIIERCEEQGLRLTDQRRTIASVLEEADDHPDVEELYARASGVDPKISLATVYRTVKLFEEAGILEKLEFRDGRARYEDAERDHHDHLIDLHSGEVIEFVDAEIEALQEKIADKLGFELRGHRLELYGVPKKSD, encoded by the coding sequence ATGCCCGATACCATTATCGAGCGATGCGAAGAGCAAGGACTGCGCTTAACCGACCAGCGACGCACGATTGCATCTGTCCTGGAAGAAGCCGACGACCACCCAGACGTCGAAGAGCTTTACGCGCGCGCCAGCGGCGTCGATCCCAAGATCTCGCTTGCGACAGTTTACCGAACAGTAAAACTCTTTGAAGAGGCTGGCATCCTTGAAAAATTAGAGTTTCGCGACGGCCGGGCACGGTACGAAGACGCCGAACGTGACCATCACGACCACCTGATTGATCTGCATTCAGGCGAAGTCATAGAATTTGTCGATGCCGAAATCGAAGCCCTGCAGGAAAAGATCGCCGACAAACTGGGGTTCGAATTGCGTGGCCATCGACTAGAACTTTATGGCGTCCCTAAGAAATCTGATTGA
- a CDS encoding YdiU family protein: MSFTVPFDNSYAKLPDRFYTRMSPIPVREPSLIAMNQALATELGLDTAALSSPEGMAMLAGNAMPSEAAPLAQVYAGHQFGGWSPRLGDGRALLLGEIVAPNGSRYDLQLKGSGPTPYSRMGDGRAWVGPVLREYIVSEAMHALGVPTTRALAAVATGETVIREAPLPGAILTRVASSHIRVGTFQYFASQKDVEALVHLADHAIQRHFPDAHDALGLLNSVVEKQARLIARWMGFGFIHGVMNTDNMTISGETIDYGPCAFMDEHHPLRVFSSIDQHGRYAYARQPDIAMWNLAQLATSLVPLIDKVEDAQASIDAFPDMFRSEWLKVFRAKLGLQSSEDGDEELIHDLMNRMAKGQADFTNTFRSLGDDNAKDQFLQPEFYTEWQQKWRDRLDHEQTTPEDRLPELHRVNPAFIARTHRIEEAIQAGVDGDYSVFERLNAALSDPFADLDAFKDLTRPPSDGERVPQTFCGT; encoded by the coding sequence ATGTCCTTCACCGTTCCCTTCGATAACAGCTACGCCAAACTGCCTGATCGGTTTTACACCAGAATGTCCCCCATTCCGGTCCGCGAGCCCTCATTGATCGCTATGAACCAAGCCTTGGCCACTGAGCTGGGGTTGGATACTGCCGCACTGTCATCACCCGAAGGCATGGCAATGCTCGCAGGAAATGCGATGCCGTCCGAGGCAGCACCACTTGCGCAGGTCTACGCCGGTCATCAGTTCGGCGGCTGGTCGCCGCGCTTGGGCGACGGGCGTGCACTTCTTCTCGGCGAAATCGTTGCCCCAAACGGATCGCGATATGACCTCCAACTAAAGGGTTCCGGCCCAACACCCTATTCACGAATGGGCGATGGCCGCGCCTGGGTTGGCCCGGTTTTGCGTGAATATATCGTGTCTGAGGCCATGCACGCCTTGGGCGTTCCAACCACACGCGCTCTGGCTGCCGTCGCCACCGGCGAAACTGTTATCCGCGAGGCACCCCTGCCCGGAGCCATTTTGACGCGCGTCGCATCAAGTCATATCCGCGTCGGAACCTTTCAGTATTTTGCGTCGCAAAAAGATGTCGAAGCACTCGTACACTTGGCGGATCATGCTATTCAAAGGCACTTTCCAGATGCCCATGACGCTTTGGGCCTTCTAAATTCCGTCGTAGAAAAACAGGCCCGGTTGATCGCCAGATGGATGGGATTTGGCTTCATTCATGGTGTGATGAACACCGACAATATGACAATCTCGGGCGAAACTATCGACTATGGCCCCTGCGCATTTATGGATGAACACCATCCTCTACGCGTCTTTTCATCTATCGACCAACACGGCCGCTACGCCTATGCACGACAACCCGATATTGCCATGTGGAATCTGGCCCAGCTCGCCACGTCCCTTGTTCCGCTGATTGACAAAGTCGAAGATGCGCAGGCCAGCATTGACGCTTTCCCAGACATGTTCCGCTCCGAGTGGCTAAAAGTATTCCGCGCCAAACTGGGCCTCCAGTCCAGTGAAGATGGCGACGAAGAACTCATTCACGATCTCATGAATAGAATGGCAAAAGGCCAGGCCGACTTCACGAACACCTTCAGGTCATTGGGAGACGACAACGCAAAAGACCAGTTTTTGCAGCCAGAGTTCTACACTGAATGGCAGCAAAAATGGCGGGACCGTCTTGACCACGAACAAACAACTCCAGAAGACCGCCTGCCAGAACTTCATCGCGTCAATCCCGCATTTATCGCACGCACTCATCGGATCGAAGAAGCTATTCAAGCCGGCGTAGATGGTGACTATTCCGTTTTTGAACGACTGAACGCCGCACTGTCTGACCCATTCGCTGACCTGGATGCTTTCAAAGACCTGACCCGCCCACCAAGCGACGGCGAAAGAGTGCCTCAAACATTCTGCGGAACGTAA
- a CDS encoding GNAT family N-acetyltransferase → MTQLLHLADEKSLERIESMVEAYHAFEDISSTPETRRDAILPLLKGSPHGAIWLVGPKIAPVGYVAVSFGWSIEMGGMDGFIDEFWVREKVRGRGMGGEALGALISSLQDAGVKALHLEISNDNTPARNLYKRLGFQRRSYGLMTWTA, encoded by the coding sequence TTGACACAACTTCTGCATTTGGCCGATGAAAAATCCCTTGAGCGTATCGAGTCCATGGTCGAAGCCTATCATGCGTTCGAGGATATTTCGTCCACTCCCGAAACGCGCCGTGACGCCATTCTCCCATTGCTCAAAGGCTCTCCTCATGGCGCCATTTGGCTTGTAGGCCCGAAAATTGCACCAGTCGGCTATGTCGCCGTCAGTTTTGGCTGGTCAATCGAGATGGGCGGAATGGACGGTTTCATAGATGAGTTCTGGGTTCGGGAAAAAGTGCGCGGTCGGGGCATGGGCGGCGAAGCGCTTGGCGCTCTAATAAGCTCACTCCAGGATGCTGGTGTCAAAGCCCTGCATCTGGAAATCTCCAACGACAACACACCAGCACGCAACCTATACAAACGCTTGGGCTTTCAACGGCGCAGCTATGGACTGATGACGTGGACAGCGTGA